One window of Flavobacterium ammonificans genomic DNA carries:
- the mtgA gene encoding monofunctional biosynthetic peptidoglycan transglycosylase: MMKLKRILYTTIVWFFGLSVGLVVFFKFVPVPFTPLMGIRIIENKLDKKPIYFEHNWEPIENISMNLQKAVIASEDGTFLHHHGFDFSAMQKAFQNNANGKRIKGGSTISQQTAKNVFLWQGRSYFRKALEAYFTVLIELIWGKERIMEVYLNSIEMGDGIYGAHAATQYWYGKDASSLTKREAAGIAAILPNPRKYKASNSSGFINRRKDRIVRVMRHIGTIKY, encoded by the coding sequence ATGATGAAATTGAAGCGAATTCTGTATACAACAATTGTCTGGTTTTTTGGACTCTCGGTGGGTTTAGTAGTCTTTTTTAAATTTGTTCCTGTACCATTTACTCCTTTGATGGGCATTCGAATTATTGAAAATAAGTTGGATAAAAAACCCATTTATTTTGAACACAATTGGGAGCCTATTGAAAACATTTCGATGAATTTGCAAAAAGCCGTAATTGCTAGTGAAGACGGAACTTTTTTACACCATCATGGATTTGATTTTAGTGCGATGCAAAAAGCATTTCAGAACAATGCAAACGGCAAAAGGATTAAAGGCGGAAGTACCATTTCACAACAAACAGCTAAAAATGTGTTTTTATGGCAAGGCCGAAGTTATTTTAGAAAAGCCTTGGAAGCTTATTTTACGGTTTTAATCGAATTGATTTGGGGCAAAGAACGCATTATGGAAGTCTATTTAAATAGCATTGAAATGGGCGATGGAATTTATGGTGCACATGCGGCTACCCAATATTGGTACGGTAAAGACGCTTCGAGTTTAACCAAAAGAGAAGCAGCCGGAATTGCCGCTATTTTACCCAATCCAAGAAAATACAAGGCTTCCAATTCTTCAGGATTTATCAACCGCCGAAAAGATCGAATTGTCAGGGTAATGCGTCACATTGGGACAATTAAGTATTAA
- the accC gene encoding acetyl-CoA carboxylase biotin carboxylase subunit, with translation MFKKILIANRGEIALRVIRTCKEMGIKTVAVYSTADAESLHVKFADEAVCIGPPPSNLSYLKMSNIIAAAEITNADAIHPGYGFLSENSKFSKICQEHGIKFIGAAPEMIDRMGDKASAKSTMIEAGVPCVPGSVGILESYEQAAELANQFGYPVMLKATAGGGGKGMRAVWAEEDLLKAWESARQESAAAFGNDGMYLEKLIEEPRHIEIQIVGDSYGKACHLSERDCSVQRRHQKLTEETPSPFMTDELRQKMGEAAVKAAEYIKYEGAGTVEFLVDKHRNFYFMEMNTRIQVEHPITEQVIDYDLIREQILVAAGVPISGKNYLPQLHAIECRINAEDPYNDFRPSPGKITTLHMPGGHGVRLDTHVYSGYSIPPNYDSMIAKLITTAQTREEAISKMRRALDEFVIEGIKTTIPFHRQLMDDPRYIAGDYTTAFMDTFKMNDPE, from the coding sequence ATGTTTAAAAAAATATTAATTGCAAATAGAGGAGAAATTGCACTTCGTGTTATTCGTACTTGCAAGGAAATGGGAATCAAAACAGTTGCTGTTTATTCTACTGCAGATGCGGAAAGTTTACACGTAAAATTTGCAGATGAAGCGGTTTGTATTGGCCCTCCACCAAGTAATTTATCCTATTTGAAAATGTCCAATATTATTGCGGCAGCAGAAATTACCAATGCTGATGCTATTCACCCAGGATACGGTTTTCTTTCTGAAAATTCAAAATTCTCAAAAATCTGTCAAGAGCACGGTATCAAGTTTATTGGTGCGGCTCCTGAAATGATTGACAGAATGGGAGATAAAGCTTCGGCTAAATCAACAATGATTGAAGCGGGTGTTCCTTGTGTTCCAGGTTCTGTAGGAATATTAGAATCGTACGAACAAGCAGCTGAATTAGCCAATCAATTTGGTTACCCAGTAATGTTGAAAGCTACTGCCGGTGGTGGTGGAAAAGGAATGCGTGCGGTTTGGGCAGAAGAAGATCTATTAAAAGCGTGGGAAAGCGCACGTCAAGAATCGGCAGCTGCTTTTGGAAATGACGGAATGTACTTGGAGAAATTAATCGAAGAGCCTCGTCATATTGAAATCCAAATCGTTGGAGATTCATACGGAAAAGCCTGTCATCTTTCTGAAAGAGATTGTTCTGTACAACGTCGTCACCAAAAATTAACTGAAGAAACCCCTTCGCCATTTATGACCGATGAATTGCGTCAGAAAATGGGAGAAGCTGCTGTGAAAGCAGCTGAATATATCAAATATGAGGGAGCTGGAACAGTAGAATTTTTGGTAGACAAACACCGTAATTTCTATTTCATGGAAATGAACACGCGTATTCAAGTAGAACACCCAATTACTGAACAAGTAATTGATTACGACTTGATTCGTGAACAAATATTAGTAGCAGCTGGTGTGCCAATTTCTGGTAAAAATTATTTACCACAATTACACGCTATTGAATGCCGTATCAATGCCGAAGATCCATATAACGATTTCCGTCCGTCACCAGGAAAAATTACCACCTTGCACATGCCGGGAGGACACGGTGTACGTTTAGATACGCACGTATATTCAGGCTATTCTATTCCGCCCAACTATGACTCAATGATTGCTAAGTTGATTACAACAGCACAAACACGCGAGGAAGCAATTAGTAAAATGAGAAGAGCTTTAGATGAATTTGTGATTGAAGGAATTAAAACAACTATTCCATTCCACAGACAGTTGATGGATGATCCTCGTTATATTGCTGGGGATTACACTACAGCGTTTATGGATACATTTAAAATGAATGATCCAGAATAA
- the accB gene encoding acetyl-CoA carboxylase biotin carboxyl carrier protein — MDLKEIQNLIKFVANSGVAEVKLEMDDVKVTIRTTLEGNTTETTYVQQMPAQPVIQQAVIPQAIAPAAAAPATPAAPAAEDSKYVTIKSPIIGTFYRKPSPDKPVFVEVGSTIGKGDVLCVIEAMKLFNEIESEVSGKIVKILVDDMSPVEFDQPLFLVDPS; from the coding sequence ATGGATTTAAAAGAAATTCAAAACCTAATCAAATTTGTTGCAAACTCAGGTGTTGCAGAGGTAAAGTTGGAAATGGACGATGTAAAGGTAACCATCAGAACCACTTTAGAAGGAAACACTACAGAAACTACTTATGTGCAGCAAATGCCAGCACAACCTGTTATTCAACAAGCTGTAATCCCTCAAGCGATTGCTCCAGCAGCAGCTGCTCCAGCTACTCCTGCCGCTCCAGCAGCCGAAGATTCAAAATATGTTACAATTAAATCACCAATTATTGGAACTTTCTACAGAAAACCATCTCCAGACAAACCAGTTTTTGTTGAGGTGGGAAGTACTATCGGAAAAGGAGATGTTTTGTGTGTAATTGAAGCTATGAAATTATTCAACGAAATCGAATCAGAAGTTTCAGGTAAAATCGTTAAAATTTTAGTGGATGACATGTCTCCAGTAGAATTTGATCAACCATTATTCTTAGTAGATCCATCATAA
- a CDS encoding beta-ketoacyl-ACP synthase III yields MSTITAAITAVGAYVPDFVLTNDILQTMVDTNDEWITARTGIKERRILKDDSKGTSYLAIMAANDLMAKANLDPLEIDLVIVATATADMPVASTAAFVATEIGATNAFGYDLQAACSSFLFGMSTAAAYIQSGRYKKVLLIGADKMSSIVDYTDRATCIIFGDGAGAVLFEPNHEGLGLQDEYLRSDGVGRDFLKITAGGSLMPTTIDTVKDKKHNIIQDGKTVFKYAVTNMADASEQILKRNNLTNHDVDWLVPHQANKRIIDATAQRMNLEDSKVLMNIERYGNTTSATLPLVLSDFEKQFKKGDTIIFAAFGGGFTWGAIYLKWAYDKK; encoded by the coding sequence ATGAGTACAATTACAGCCGCAATTACCGCTGTTGGAGCTTATGTTCCTGATTTTGTTTTGACCAACGATATTTTACAAACGATGGTAGATACAAATGACGAATGGATAACTGCTCGTACAGGAATTAAAGAAAGACGTATTCTTAAAGACGATAGCAAAGGAACTTCCTACCTTGCTATTATGGCTGCTAATGATTTAATGGCCAAAGCTAATTTAGATCCTTTGGAGATCGATTTAGTAATTGTGGCAACTGCCACTGCCGATATGCCCGTAGCCTCAACCGCTGCTTTTGTGGCAACTGAAATAGGTGCAACTAACGCATTTGGTTACGATTTACAAGCCGCTTGTTCTAGCTTCTTATTCGGAATGTCAACTGCCGCCGCCTACATTCAATCTGGAAGATATAAAAAAGTATTACTTATTGGAGCCGATAAAATGTCGTCTATCGTTGATTACACAGATCGTGCTACTTGTATCATATTTGGTGATGGTGCTGGTGCTGTTTTGTTTGAGCCTAACCATGAAGGTTTAGGTTTGCAAGACGAATACCTACGTTCTGATGGTGTGGGCCGTGATTTCTTAAAAATTACAGCTGGAGGTTCTCTAATGCCAACTACAATAGATACAGTAAAAGATAAAAAGCATAACATTATTCAAGACGGAAAAACTGTTTTTAAATATGCTGTGACTAATATGGCAGATGCCAGTGAACAAATCTTGAAACGAAATAACTTGACGAATCATGATGTTGATTGGTTAGTGCCACACCAAGCTAATAAGCGCATTATTGATGCTACTGCTCAAAGAATGAACTTAGAAGATAGTAAAGTGCTAATGAATATTGAAAGATACGGCAATACAACTTCAGCTACCCTACCGCTAGTATTGAGTGATTTCGAAAAACAATTTAAAAAAGGGGATACAATAATATTTGCTGCTTTTGGTGGTGGATTTACTTGGGGTGCTATTTACTTAAAATGGGCCTACGACAAAAAATAA
- the rpmF gene encoding 50S ribosomal protein L32 produces MAHPKRKISKTRRDKRRTHYKATVAQIATCPITGEAHLYHRAYWHEGKMYYRGQVVIDKSEAVA; encoded by the coding sequence ATGGCACATCCTAAGAGAAAAATCTCGAAAACAAGAAGAGATAAGAGAAGAACACATTACAAAGCAACTGTAGCTCAAATCGCTACTTGTCCTATTACAGGAGAAGCGCACTTATACCACAGAGCGTATTGGCACGAAGGTAAAATGTACTACAGAGGGCAAGTGGTTATCGATAAATCAGAGGCTGTTGCTTAA
- a CDS encoding YceD family protein — MKKTKEYLIPFVGLKLGKHHFEYQIDNAFFDIFDYDEFQNSNIKVNVVLEKKSNMLEISFKHEGIVNVPCDVTGEDFDLPIKSKMKLIVRFGEEFNNDNEELLILPFGEFEVDIAQYIYEMIVLSVPLRRVHPGVKDGTLESEALKKLNELAVKETKKENKQEENIDPRWDKLKQLLTDK; from the coding sequence ATGAAGAAGACTAAAGAATATTTAATTCCATTTGTAGGATTAAAGCTAGGTAAACATCATTTTGAATATCAAATAGACAATGCGTTCTTTGACATCTTTGATTATGACGAATTTCAAAATTCAAATATCAAAGTAAATGTAGTTTTAGAGAAAAAATCCAACATGCTGGAAATCAGTTTTAAGCATGAAGGAATAGTAAATGTACCCTGTGATGTAACAGGAGAAGATTTTGATTTGCCAATCAAAAGCAAAATGAAATTGATTGTTCGTTTTGGCGAAGAATTCAATAATGACAACGAAGAGTTATTGATTTTGCCTTTCGGCGAATTTGAGGTCGATATTGCACAGTATATTTATGAGATGATTGTACTTTCAGTACCTCTAAGACGAGTTCATCCAGGAGTTAAAGATGGGACTTTAGAGTCAGAAGCTTTAAAAAAACTGAATGAATTAGCAGTCAAAGAAACCAAAAAAGAGAATAAACAAGAAGAAAATATTGACCCTAGATGGGACAAATTAAAGCAACTATTAACGGATAAATAA
- the pdxA gene encoding 4-hydroxythreonine-4-phosphate dehydrogenase PdxA, with translation MKKAENIIVGISIGDLNGIGSEVVLKTFEDARMLELCTPVIFANVKQLSFIKRNLESEIHLHGIDRLDQLVLGKVNVLNVWREGFDLNLGINDETVGEYAIKSFVAATQALKEGKVDVLVTAPINKYNIQSDTFKFPGHTDYLAQELEGDALMFMVQDNLRVGLLTDHIPVSEVASHLTEALITKKIETIKQSLIQDFSINKPRIAVLGVNPHCGDGGVIGNEDDAILKPTLKKIFEKGTLVFGPFPADGFFGSNQYEKYDAVIATYHDQGLIPFKTLSFGNGVNYTAGLNKIRTSPDHGTAYDIAGKGIADFNSFKEAVYLAIDIFHSRNQYYEISQNPLKIRPKQEFSKKGE, from the coding sequence ATGAAAAAAGCAGAAAATATAATTGTTGGAATTTCGATAGGAGATTTAAACGGTATTGGAAGCGAAGTCGTTCTAAAAACATTCGAAGATGCGAGAATGTTAGAATTGTGTACGCCGGTTATTTTTGCCAATGTAAAACAACTTTCGTTCATCAAACGCAACTTGGAATCAGAGATTCATCTTCACGGAATTGACCGTTTGGATCAATTGGTTCTTGGAAAAGTGAATGTACTCAACGTTTGGAGAGAAGGTTTTGATTTGAATTTAGGAATTAATGATGAAACGGTTGGCGAATATGCAATCAAATCATTTGTAGCAGCTACTCAAGCTTTGAAAGAAGGTAAGGTAGATGTTTTGGTCACTGCGCCAATTAACAAATACAACATACAATCAGATACGTTTAAATTTCCGGGTCATACCGATTATTTAGCACAAGAATTAGAAGGCGATGCGTTAATGTTCATGGTGCAAGACAATCTGCGCGTAGGATTATTAACGGATCATATTCCGGTGAGTGAAGTAGCTTCGCATTTGACAGAAGCCTTGATCACTAAAAAAATTGAAACGATTAAACAATCTTTGATTCAGGATTTTAGCATCAACAAACCTAGAATTGCAGTTTTAGGAGTGAATCCACATTGTGGTGATGGTGGAGTAATAGGGAATGAAGACGATGCGATTTTAAAACCTACTTTGAAAAAGATTTTTGAAAAAGGCACTTTGGTTTTTGGACCTTTCCCAGCTGACGGATTTTTTGGAAGCAACCAATATGAGAAGTACGATGCAGTTATTGCTACCTATCACGATCAAGGTTTAATTCCGTTCAAGACCTTGTCTTTTGGTAATGGGGTGAATTATACCGCAGGATTGAATAAAATTAGAACGTCTCCAGATCACGGAACGGCTTATGATATCGCTGGAAAAGGAATTGCAGATTTCAATTCGTTCAAAGAGGCGGTTTATTTAGCGATTGATATTTTTCATTCGAGAAATCAATACTATGAAATCAGCCAAAATCCTTTAAAAATAAGACCGAAACAAGAGTTTTCAAAAAAAGGAGAATAA
- a CDS encoding riboflavin synthase, translating into MFTGIIETLGRVQEIQKDQDNVHITVASSITGELKIDQSVAHNGVCLTVVAIKDNTYTVTAIAETINKTNLSHWKVGDTVNLERAMKLGDRLDGHIVQGHVDQTGTCIAIEEAGGSWHYTFEYDSAANNITIEKGSITVNGVSLTVVNSKQNQFSVAIIPYTYEHTNFNAFQIGTVINLEFDVIGKYVSRLYGNRI; encoded by the coding sequence ATGTTTACAGGGATTATAGAAACACTCGGAAGGGTTCAAGAAATACAAAAAGACCAAGACAATGTTCATATTACGGTGGCATCAAGCATCACTGGCGAGTTGAAAATTGACCAAAGTGTGGCGCATAATGGCGTATGCCTAACGGTGGTTGCGATTAAAGACAACACCTATACTGTAACCGCGATTGCAGAGACCATCAATAAAACCAATTTATCGCATTGGAAAGTGGGCGATACTGTCAATTTAGAACGCGCCATGAAACTGGGTGATCGTTTGGACGGCCACATTGTTCAAGGACATGTGGATCAAACCGGAACCTGTATTGCAATTGAAGAAGCTGGCGGAAGTTGGCACTACACTTTTGAATATGACTCAGCGGCGAACAATATTACTATCGAAAAAGGTTCGATTACCGTAAACGGAGTAAGTTTGACCGTAGTTAATTCCAAGCAAAATCAATTTAGTGTAGCGATTATTCCATATACCTATGAACACACTAATTTCAATGCCTTTCAAATTGGTACTGTTATTAATTTAGAATTTGACGTGATTGGGAAATATGTAAGTCGTTTGTATGGGAATCGGATTTAA
- a CDS encoding erythromycin esterase family protein: MKLLKQKLYFLILLILPLIVESQNKYNLDFNDFKQEEQKMPTGWFKWGNFENLTGEKFSDGNSVGKVVSDKNGTFGCITYRIPANYVGDTIVLSGRIKYENVKDYVGLVMRIDGHSKKGSLAFKSMQNQKIRGTSDWREYAIKLPFPSNAKDIYVGGILGKKGIAWFDDFKVSIDGIDIQKLEETKRLTLEDYNSDKLESALSKSSRKLDFSNEETLRNSLGPLIEKIGEKKIVAIGESTHGTSEFYRLREIITKRLIKEKGYRLVVLENPYDDIEILNKDLLKSPLDSLMHKHLFSIYQTQEMKSFLQWYKDNKSIYNIEFKGCDDSYWVFYELLKENFNSVNDNVLNKLLKELKSNIEKSSTDKLKKEHKVNNSICNNILDIENYLESTKKTTKSIREILFNGKNTYINYLNIKNQKPVQSRDEIMADRISFLAKNSDSKIIVWAHNAHISNEIITDNEIGIMGRDLKKEFGSDYYTIGLTTLKGSYAYIDEKFINGDHLYTEKLKTELFQPVNSLFWEKKLSQNGNSFVMDMSDLKNQLTTNEIIGATRLIGYSKESKEDIYYLPLIKNFDMMIFIEETNSTKPIFE, encoded by the coding sequence ATGAAACTCTTAAAACAAAAATTATACTTTTTAATTCTTCTAATTTTACCATTAATAGTTGAAAGTCAAAACAAATACAATTTAGACTTTAACGATTTTAAACAGGAAGAACAAAAAATGCCTACAGGATGGTTTAAATGGGGAAATTTTGAAAATTTGACAGGAGAAAAATTTAGCGATGGTAATTCTGTTGGGAAAGTTGTTTCCGATAAAAATGGAACATTTGGCTGCATTACTTATAGGATTCCAGCCAATTATGTTGGAGACACTATTGTACTTTCTGGTCGAATTAAATATGAAAATGTCAAAGATTATGTTGGGCTTGTGATGCGGATTGACGGACATTCAAAAAAAGGTTCTTTAGCATTTAAATCAATGCAAAATCAAAAAATAAGAGGTACAAGTGATTGGAGAGAATATGCCATAAAATTACCATTTCCGTCTAATGCAAAAGATATCTATGTAGGCGGGATATTAGGGAAAAAAGGTATAGCTTGGTTTGATGACTTTAAAGTTAGTATTGACGGCATAGACATTCAGAAATTAGAAGAAACAAAAAGATTAACTTTGGAGGATTACAATTCTGACAAACTTGAATCGGCATTATCAAAATCTTCTAGAAAATTGGACTTTTCGAATGAAGAAACTCTACGTAATAGTTTAGGCCCTTTGATAGAAAAAATAGGTGAAAAAAAAATAGTTGCAATAGGAGAAAGTACACACGGAACCTCAGAATTTTATCGACTTAGGGAAATAATAACAAAAAGATTAATAAAAGAAAAAGGATATCGTCTTGTGGTGCTAGAAAATCCATACGATGATATTGAAATCCTAAACAAAGACTTGCTTAAATCCCCATTAGATAGTTTAATGCATAAACACTTATTTTCCATTTATCAAACCCAAGAAATGAAATCTTTTTTACAATGGTATAAGGATAATAAATCGATATATAATATTGAGTTTAAAGGTTGCGATGATTCATATTGGGTTTTTTATGAACTACTAAAAGAAAACTTTAATTCAGTCAATGATAACGTATTGAATAAGCTCTTAAAAGAATTAAAATCCAATATTGAAAAAAGTTCAACGGATAAATTAAAAAAAGAACATAAAGTCAATAATTCAATTTGCAATAACATTTTAGATATAGAAAATTATTTAGAATCAACTAAAAAAACAACTAAATCAATTAGAGAAATTCTTTTCAATGGAAAGAACACATATATAAACTATTTAAACATTAAAAACCAAAAACCAGTTCAAAGTCGAGATGAAATAATGGCTGATAGAATATCATTTTTAGCAAAAAATTCTGATAGTAAAATTATTGTTTGGGCTCACAATGCACATATTTCTAACGAAATTATCACAGACAACGAAATAGGTATAATGGGTAGAGACCTCAAAAAAGAATTCGGGAGCGATTATTACACAATTGGGCTTACTACCTTAAAAGGAAGTTATGCATATATAGATGAAAAATTTATAAATGGAGACCACCTTTATACGGAGAAACTTAAAACAGAATTATTTCAACCTGTCAATAGCTTGTTTTGGGAAAAAAAACTATCTCAAAATGGTAACTCGTTTGTTATGGATATGTCGGATTTAAAAAATCAACTAACCACAAATGAAATAATCGGAGCTACAAGGTTAATTGGTTATTCAAAAGAATCGAAAGAGGATATTTATTATCTTCCATTAATCAAAAATTTTGATATGATGATTTTTATTGAGGAAACTAATTCAACCAAACCAATTTTCGAGTAA
- a CDS encoding site-specific integrase, giving the protein MSTVKFTLKNIPNKNKEYSIILVLVKDRKNTSISIGQTCKKEDWCFDSCRLKTNNTKHRSINRFIEKINLRIDDFMHERKMLEESYSLSDLVNEIKREDTKPNSLDYFNFHQEVINEFNNSGKTGSAKINKDTLASLKKYHQKDQLKFTELNVEFLQKYDSYLRSRGGIDSGIGIKMRTIRAIYNKAIQRKIIPDRFYPFKTVKISNLKNENKKEYLTENEIKLIINKDFIQNKKLQFAKDMYLFSFYCRGMNFIDLMKLNHTNLFENRISYIRTKTGVHLEFKLISSAQEILNYYSQKSFNNYLFPVLLNENMTPLQLKNREHKILGQINKSLKEILQVLEINKNITFYTARHSFATYLKFNNVSIDAVSEMLGHTNIKTTQSYLSKLPNKKLDTIVDNVFEKF; this is encoded by the coding sequence ATGAGTACTGTAAAATTTACCCTCAAAAACATCCCAAATAAGAACAAAGAGTATTCAATAATTTTAGTTCTAGTAAAAGACCGTAAAAACACTTCTATTTCTATCGGACAAACTTGTAAAAAAGAAGACTGGTGCTTTGATTCTTGTAGACTTAAAACTAATAATACAAAGCACAGATCTATAAATAGGTTTATTGAAAAAATAAATCTTAGAATAGACGATTTTATGCACGAAAGAAAAATGCTAGAAGAATCCTATTCTTTGAGTGATTTAGTAAATGAAATAAAAAGAGAAGATACTAAACCTAATAGCTTAGATTACTTTAATTTTCATCAAGAAGTCATAAATGAATTTAATAATTCTGGCAAGACGGGTTCAGCAAAGATTAACAAGGACACATTGGCTTCATTAAAAAAATACCACCAAAAAGATCAATTAAAATTTACAGAACTAAATGTAGAATTTCTTCAAAAATACGATTCTTACCTAAGAAGTAGAGGAGGAATAGATAGCGGCATAGGAATCAAAATGAGAACTATCAGAGCTATTTACAACAAAGCTATTCAAAGGAAAATAATTCCAGATAGATTTTACCCATTCAAGACTGTCAAAATTTCTAATTTAAAAAATGAAAACAAAAAAGAATATTTAACCGAAAATGAAATAAAACTGATTATAAACAAAGATTTTATTCAAAACAAAAAATTACAATTTGCCAAGGATATGTACTTATTTAGCTTCTATTGTAGAGGTATGAATTTTATTGACCTTATGAAACTTAATCATACTAATTTATTTGAAAATAGAATCTCTTATATAAGGACAAAAACAGGGGTTCATCTTGAATTTAAATTGATCTCTTCAGCTCAAGAAATACTAAATTATTACAGCCAAAAATCATTTAACAACTATTTATTTCCCGTGCTTTTAAATGAAAACATGACTCCTCTACAACTAAAAAACAGGGAACACAAAATTCTAGGACAGATAAATAAGTCTTTAAAGGAAATTTTACAAGTGTTAGAAATAAATAAAAATATCACTTTTTATACCGCACGACATTCCTTTGCTACTTATCTGAAGTTTAACAATGTTTCGATTGATGCTGTAAGTGAAATGTTAGGACATACAAATATAAAAACGACACAATCGTATCTTAGTAAGTTGCCAAACAAAAAATTAGACACAATTGTGGATAATGTATTTGAAAAATTTTAA